The Schizosaccharomyces pombe strain 972h- genome assembly, chromosome: I genome contains a region encoding:
- a CDS encoding carboxylic acid transmembrane transporter, producing the protein MSDQSEYKISKDDEHSIYASEINKEKLQNTASPDVDYGDTASLKIDPKVEKKLLLKMDLVISPIIGFLYLMAFLDRSNIGNAAVAGMTEALSLYGERLNVAVSIFYVLYILVETPSVVLVKRIKASRMLAFISFAWSMTVLFSGFMSSYGGLIATRLILGLLEGCLFPALNLYLTTHYTRKEQCQRLSYLFASAGLAGAFGGLFAYALEQVHAGNKEGWQWIYIVEGLVSFIGVPLCLFALPDKMENAWFLTREEREVAIIRRDINARYHGEQHFEWSEVRKAFKDPKVYVSATSQFCADMVLYGFSSFLPVIIKGLGFVGLQTNYMTIPVYIAGVISFLFVAWLSDRTQLRAVYLISASTVVAVGYIIMLASDSNAAKYTATYIIAIGCYIGPGLNLGWLNNNVAGHYKRATAIGIQQTLANSSGIVAGQIYRSKNAPKYILGNAFTLGCVIVGGLAYVVMFFSLRYVNKKRDERCARGEFDPSAIGDFADDFRYYL; encoded by the coding sequence ATGTCAGATCAATCGGAATATAAAATCTCAAAAGACGATGAGCATAGCATTTATGCTtcagaaataaataaggaGAAACTCCAGAATACAGCGTCGCCAGATGTGGATTATGGAGATACAGCCTCGTTAAAAATCGACCCAAAGGTTGAAAAGAAActacttttgaaaatggaCCTTGTAATCAGTCCCATTATTGGGttcctttatttaatgGCATTTTTGGATCGCTCAAATATTGGTAATGCTGCTGTTGCTGGTATGACTGAGGCATTGAGTCTTTATGGAGAACGTTTAAATGTTGCTGttagtattttttatgtatTGTATATTTTGGTTGAGACTCCTAGTGTCGTTTTGGTTAAACGAATTAAAGCCTCGCGGATGTTGGCATTTATATCTTTTGCATGGAGCATGACTGTTCTGTTTTCTGGATTTATGTCAAGCTATGGAGGTTTGATTGCTACACGCTTAATTCTTGGTTTGTTGGAAGGTTGCTTATTTCCTGCGCTTAACTTGTATCTGACAACTCATTACACCCGCAAAGAACAATGCCAGCGTCTTTCCTACTTGTTTGCTTCGGCTGGTTTAGCAGGTGCTTTTGGAGGTCTTTTTGCTTATGCTCTTGAGCAAGTTCATGCTGGTAACAAAGAAGGTTGGCAATGGATATACATCGTAGAAGGTCTCGTTTCCTTTATTGGTGTTCcactttgtttatttgcTCTTCCGGATAAGATGGAAAATGCTTGGTTCCTTACCCGTGAAGAAAGGGAGGTTGCTATTATTCGTAGAGATATTAACGCCCGTTATCATGGTGAGCAACATTTTGAATGGTCAGAAGTTAGGAAGGCCTTTAAGGATCCCAAAGTTTACGTTTCTGCTACGTCTCAATTTTGTGCCGATATGGTGTTGTATGGATTTTCATCTTTCTTGCCTGTCATTATTAAGGGTCTTGGTTTTGTAGGCCTTCAAACTAACTATATGACTATTCCAGTATATATTGCTGGTGTgatatcatttttatttgttgcATGGCTCTCTGATCGCACTCAGCTACGAGCtgtatatttaatttcagCTTCAACCGTTGTTGCAGTTGGATATATAATAATGTTAGCAAGCGATTCTAATGCTGCAAAGTATACTGCAACTTATATTATTGCCATAGGATGTTACATCGGTCCTGGTTTAAATCTCGGGTGGTTGAACAATAACGTTGCGGGTCATTACAAAAGAGCAACTGCGATAGGAATTCAGCAGACTCTTGCGAACAGTTCGGGCATTGTTGCTGGTCAGATTTATCGGTCTAAAAATGCTCCAAAATACATTTTGGGTAATGCTTTCACATTAGGCTGTGTTATAGTTGGCGGACTCGCCTACGTTGTCATGTTCTTTTCACTTCGTTACGTGAACAAAAAGCGAGATGAGCGATGTGCTCGTGGTGAATTTGATCCATCTGCCATTGGTGACTTTGCTGACGACTTCCGATATTATCTGTga
- a CDS encoding phosphoglycerate mutase/6-phosphofructo-2-kinase family, with protein MTNNLKKTVYLIRHGQAQHNVGPDEDHNIRDPVLTSEGIEQCEALAKELESKQIPIDGIVCSPMRRTLQTMEIALKKYLAEGGPDKVPVYISPFFQEVGHLPCDIGLELDKLNKLYPKYNFQSCQDGIYPEKRDIYASDVTISAIRSKEALEYLAALPQQQIAVITHSAFIRFLLKKMVKAADIDFLPPQLSFKNCEFRIYDLVQTTTGELKLVESSSA; from the coding sequence ATGACaaacaatttgaaaaaaacgGTTTACTTGATTAGACACGGACAAGCCCAACATAATGTTGGACCTGATGAAGACCACAACATTCGTGATCCCGTTTTAACTTCGGAAGGTATTGAGCAATGTGAAGCCCTTGCTAAGGAACTGGAAAGCAAGCAAATTCCTATCGACGGAATTGTTTGTTCGCCCATGCGTCGTACCCTTCAAACGATGGAGATCGCTTTGAAGAAGTACTTAGCGGAGGGTGGCCCCGATAAGGTTCCCGTTTATATTTCACCTTTTTTCCAAGAGGTTGGACATTTACCTTGTGATATTGGATTAGAATTGGACAAGCTTAACAAGCTTTACCCCAAATACAACTTCCAAAGCTGCCAAGACGGTATTTACCCTGAGAAGCGTGACATCTATGCTTCCGATGTTACCATTAGCGCCATTCGCTCCAAGGAAGCTTTAGAATACCTTGCTGCCCTTCCTCAGCAGCAAATCGCTGTAATCACACATAGTGCCTTCATCAGATtccttttgaagaaaatggttAAGGCCGCTGACATTGATTTCTTACCTCCCCAGCTCTCTTTTAAGAATTGCGAGTTCCGTATCTACGATCTCGTTCAGACTACCACCGGAGAGTTGAAACTTGTCGAGAGTTCTTCTGCTTAA
- the hsp3102 gene encoding glyoxylase III Hsp3102, with the protein MSIAKGKNALLVASSYYGPFYPDGKNTGVHFSELLIPYNVFKKAGFNVQFVSENGSYKFDDHSIEESKLGDFERKVFNDKNDDFWTNLNNMKKASDIVGKDYQLLFVAGGHAAMFDLPKATNLQAVAREVFTNGGVLSAVCHGPVLLANVKNPQSVEGKTVVYHKHVTAFNKAGEEKMGVMDELKKRGMKSLNEIFAEAGATFIDPPNPNVNFTQIDGKIVTGVNPQSAKSTAEAAVSAL; encoded by the coding sequence ATGTCTATtgcaaaaggaaaaaatgcATTGCTTGTTGCCAGCAGTTATTATGGCCCATTTTATCCAGATGGTAAAAACACTGGAGTCCATTTTTCAGAGCTTTTAATCCCTTacaatgttttcaaaaaagcaGGTTTTAACGTGCAATTCGTTTCAGAAAATGGCTCTTACAAATTTGACGATCATTCCATTGAGGAGTCAAAATTAGGGGactttgaaagaaaagtatttaatgataaaaaCGACGATTTTTGGACTAATCTTAACAATATGAAAAAGGCTTCGGACATAGTTGGAAAAGACTATCAGCTTTTATTTGTGGCAGGTGGGCATGCTGCGATGTTTGACTTACCCAAAGCCACGAATTTACAGGCGGTAGCAAGAGAAGTGTTTACAAATGGTGGTGTTTTATCGGCAGTCTGTCATGGCCCTGTTTTGCTTGCCAATGTAAAGAATCCACAATCAGTTGAAGGCAAAACAGTCGTGTATCATAAGCATGTTACAGCTTTTAATAAGGCTGGAGAGGAAAAAATGGGTGTTATGgatgaattgaaaaaacgAGGGATGAAATCcttaaatgaaatatttgcTGAAGCAGGGGCAACTTTCATTGATCCACCAAACCCCAATGTCAACTTTACTCAGATCGATGGAAAAATTGTAACAGGGGTAAATCCGCAGAGCGCAAAATCGACTGCTGAAGCCGCCGTTAGCgcattataa
- a CDS encoding NADPH dehydrogenase, which translates to MNDRGELFKPIKVGNMLLQHRIVHAPMTRLRATDYGKITGLMVEYYSQRSMIPGTLLIADATFVGEKSGGFPNNPRCFTKEQAESWIPLVEAVHKNKSFLFIQFWPLPGDLKDEYRNDLEKMQKITYSDCPQDPGGLPAGIHSFDAVQGVEVYKKKYMSKRDIQEHIQDFVNAADLAVNIAKADGVEIHQVNGFLLDRFVLGGFGDQCDPEYRGSIENRCRFPLEVLEAVTRKIGQERVGYRISPFSGWMQKIDFMEVNIYLMSEIAKRFPKLAYIHAIEPRKYWSGHKLVSSEQNTSFLQKYWKGPFITAGGYDPETAVQAANERGVLVAFGRNFIANPDLVFRIKHHIPLNKWDRSSFYLPKTEKGYTDYPFSKEFLQSK; encoded by the coding sequence ATGAATGACCGAGGTGAATTGTTTAAACCCATCAAAGTGGGAAACATGCTTTTGCAACATCGGATTGTGCATGCTCCTATGACGAGATTGAGAGCTACTGACTATGGAAAGATCACCGGCCTAATGGTAGAATACTATTCCCAAAGATCTATGATACCAGGAACATTGCTTATTGCTGATGCCACATTTGTCGGTGAAAAATCCGGGGGATTTCCTAATAACCCTCGGTGCTTTACCAAAGAGCAAGCAGAATCTTGGATACCACTTGTTGAGGCtgttcataaaaataaatcctttttgtttattcaattttggCCCCTCCCAGGTGACCTTAAAGATGAATACAGAAatgatttggaaaaaatgcaaaaaataacaTATTCGGATTGTCCACAAGACCCTGGTGGCTTACCAGCGGGGATCCACTCATTTGATGCTGTTCAAGGCGTGGAGGTatataagaaaaagtatatgTCTAAAAGAGATATCCAAGAGCACATACAGGACTTTGTTAATGCTGCGGATCTGGCCGTTAACATCGCTAAAGCAGACGGCGTAGAAATTCACCAGGTGAATGGGTTTCTTCTTGACAGATTTGTGTTAGGTGGTTTTGGTGATCAATGTGATCCTGAATATCGTGGTTCAATTGAAAACCGATGTCGATTTCCTTTAGAGGTTTTAGAAGCAGTAACAAGAAAGATTGGACAGGAGCGGGTTGGCTATCGTATATCTCCATTTTCCGGTTGgatgcaaaaaattgatttcatGGAAGTCAATATTTATCTTATGAGTGAGATCGCTAAAAGGTTTCCTAAACTAGCATATATTCATGCCATCGAGCCCCGAAAATATTGGTCGGGTCATAAGTTAGTCTCTTCAGAACAAAACACCAGCTTTTTGCAAAAGTATTGGAAGGGACCGTTTATAACGGCGGGAGGATACGATCCAGAAACAGCTGTGCAAGCTGCCAATGAACGTGGCGTACTTGTCGCGTTCGGACGAAATTTCATTGCGAATCCCGATTTAGTTTTTCGAATTAAGCATCATATTCCTCTTAACAAGTGGGATCGGTCTAGCTTTTATTTGCCAAAAACAGAGAAAGGATATACAGATTATCCTTTTAGCAAAGAGTTCCTTCAATCAAAGTGA
- the dgc1 gene encoding D-glutamate cyclase : MTTTSIDPPVYATVDVIREPKAYDGMPKKDECRLPSYSERAITKPVEARKLIRNRLMTKSTTGWCEGYIQANLLVLPAKYRDDFVNLCVRNPVPCPLLGETEIGKPTEFKPEALAKQSNVATDIPFYCEYINGKFSRELENISKEWTEDYVGFLIGCSFSFEAALVAENFIPRHLPTGDAPPMFITNIPLCASGVFTGTFVVSMRPYPEKDLERIRKITSAYTNCHGEPVAWGWDGAKKIGVKDCGKPDFGVPVEFKEGEIPIFWGCGVTPQNVVMMSKLPEPVYSHKPGYMYLTDLTHNC, encoded by the coding sequence ATGACTACTACTAGTATCGATCCACCAGTGTATGCCACCGTCGATGTAATTCGCGAACCGAAAGCATATGATGGTATGCCTAAGAAGGACGAGTGTCGTCTCCCTTCCTATTCAGAGCGAGCAATTACGAAGCCCGTAGAAGCTCGTAAATTAATTCGAAACAGATTAATGACCAAGTCCACGACTGGATGGTGCGAGGGATATATTCAAGCAAACCTTTTGGTCTTGCCTGCCAAATATAGAGATGATTTCGTAAATTTGTGCGTTCGCAATCCTGTTCCTTGTCCTTTGTTGGGAGAAACGGAAATTGGCAAGCCTACTGAATTCAAACCAGAAGCTTTGGCTAAACAAAGCAACGTCGCAACAGATATTCCTTTCTATTGTGAATACATCAATGGCAAATTTTCAAGGgaattagaaaatatttccAAAGAGTGGACTGAAGACTACGTCGGCTTCTTGATTGGATgctctttctcttttgaaGCTGCACTAGTAGCTGAGAATTTTATCCCAAGGCATTTACCAACTGGTGATGCACCTCCAATGTTTATTACAAATATCCCTCTTTGCGCATCTGGCGTTTTTACTGGTACTTTTGTAGTCTCCATGCGTCCATACCCTGAAAAGGACCTTGAAAGAATCAGAAAAATTACTTCTGCTTATACGAACTGCCATGGAGAACCTGTTGCATGGGGTTGGGATGGTGCTAAGAAAATTGGAGTCAAAGACTGTGGAAAACCTGACTTTGGCGTGCCTGTCGAATTCAAAGAAGGTGAAATCCCTATTTTCTGGGGCTGTGGTGTTACTCCACAAAACGTAGTAATGATGAGTAAACTACCTGAGCCCGTTTACTCTCATAAACCTGGCTACATGTATTTGACTGATTTAACCCATAATTGTTAA
- a CDS encoding DNA-binding transcription factor, zf-fungal binuclear cluster type, producing the protein MVDHVSENSTNVLSAKRKLTEPSLIDSKRVFPCDQCAKRFTRHENLTRHKACHSKAEPIPCPYCEIKCKRKDLLKRHIQRFHNDKSVIEEGSKDVLDVKAAASQQEDNMKIVLPSFDAIDVPKAYHPSLRPYFTILPLIPSDFLEHYIEGYFEWFHPVFPFIHQASFNSENVAASFLRSLVVIACLCTGIESDFSMALLFWDSGFHVLQLYLQGDPERVKKAWVFQSRLLFCTASLFEKTACFSGIGHVLLKDLVHESRTFGWTKLNWSVEGDTDISNLIDLECIRRSVFCLYILEWFLALIFNKPPSLSVLELQMPLPISSALWSSKELLSKDYWRPNPLNPRDALSILVNGPLLLEETNISGFVLLFAIFEFIRDEAKLSMIGLPRQPNRSYEIMLQHLKVSMELSNPCAKTSSIFLCLWHLVLTYYYLPDPLFLRSITLTDLESATSYFKDDSWMDDDYISPCMTTYNLTMGWENVIWGLRYAETELTKFKFDLPVPHLTLFRIFLQGLYALRDFDQISTSSLQTFTMLWKKLSTSLNMKEDAQNTAPSTCVKEFSAFVASALDVEGGWGIGPLLTKAFRPT; encoded by the coding sequence ATGGTAGATCATGTTTCTGAAAATTCAACGAATGTTTTGTCTGCTAAGAGGAAGTTGACTGAACCTTCATTGATTGATTCTAAGCGCGTCTTTCCTTGCGACCAGTGCGCCAAGCGTTTTACGAGGCATGAAAATCTAACTCGACATAAGGCTTGTCATAGTAAGGCTGAACCTATACCTTGTCCCTATTGTGAGATCAaatgcaaaagaaaagatttaCTCAAACGCCACATACAGCGATTCCATAATGATAAGTCTGTTATCGAAGAAGGCTCGAAAGATGTGCTGGACGTAAAGGCTGCCGCATCACAGCAAGAAGATAATATGAAAATTGTTTTACCTTCTTTCGATGCAATAGATGTGCCAAAAGCTTATCATCCAAGTTTGCGTCCTTATTTTACCATTCTTCCTTTGATTCCTTCGGATTTCTTAGAACATTATATCGAAGGTTACTTTGAGTGGTTTCATCCTGTTTTCCCTTTTATTCATCAAGCATCGTTTAATTCCGAGAATGTTGCTGCTTCATTTCTTCGCTCTCTAGTTGTGATTGCATGCTTGTGTACTGGTATAGAAAGTGATTTTTCTATGGCATTATTGTTTTGGGACAGCGGCTTTCATGTTCTTCAGCTCTACTTACAGGGTGATCCTGAGCGAGTAAAAAAAGCCTGGGTTTTTCAATCTAGATTGTTGTTTTGTACCGCCTCTTTATTCGAAAAGACTGCCTGTTTTTCCGGTATTGGTCACGTCTTACTGAAAGACTTAGTTCATGAAAGCCGCACTTTTGGCTGGACAAAGTTAAATTGGTCGGTCGAAGGAGATACCGATATTTCGAATCTAATAGATCTTGAATGTATTAGAAGAAGTgtgttttgtttgtatatCCTCGAGTGGTTTTTagcattaatttttaataaacctCCCTCCCTTTCTGTCTTAGAATTACAAATGCCCTTACCCATATCGAGCGCACTTTGGAGTTCTAAAGAGTTACTTTCTAAGGATTATTGGAGACCCAATCCTCTCAATCCTAGAGATGCTTTAAGTATCTTGGTTAATGGACCTCTACTTCTTGAGGAAACCAATATTTCAGGGTTTGTTTTATTGTTCGCCATTTTTGAGTTCATTCGCGATGAAGCTAAATTGAGTATGATTGGTTTACCAAGGCAGCCAAACAGATCATATGAAATCATGCTTCAACATTTAAAGGTCAGTATGGAACTCTCGAACCCATGTGCAAAAACAAGttctatttttctttgcttaTGGCATTTAGTACTCACTTATTACTATCTTCCCGATCCACTTTTTTTACGCTCTATTACATTGACTGACTTAGAATCAGCCACTTCATACTTTAAAGATGACTCGTGGATGGATGATGATTACATTTCTCCTTGTATGACTACCTATAATTTGACTATGGGCTGGGAAAATGTGATTTGGGGTTTACGATATGCTGAAACGGAACTAACGAAGTTTAAATTCGATTTACCAGTACCACATTTGACACTTTTTCGTATATTTTTGCAGGGCCTTTACGCTTTGCGTGATTTCGATCAGATTAGTACTTCTTCTCTTCAAACATTTACTATGTTATGGAAGAAACTTTCTACTTCCTTAAATATGAAAGAGGATGCACAAAATACAGCCCCCTCGACGTGCgttaaagaattttctgCATTTGTTGCAAGCGCTTTGGATGTTGAAGGTGGATGGGGTATTGGTCCACTTCTTACCAAAGCGTTCCGTCCAACATAg
- a CDS encoding FAD binding oxidoreductase, giving the protein MKILLINGAQEFAHSQGKFNKTLHNVAKDTLIQLGHTVQETVVDEGYDENTEVEKILWANVIIYQWPGWWMGTPWKLKRYMDEVFTAGYGQLYANDGRSSKNPTQNYGKGGLLHEHRYMISCTWNAPAAAFEEVGNFFDGRGVDGTLLTFHKANQFLGMKPLPTFMVNDVIKNPKVDIAVCAYKDHLNDVFGSANA; this is encoded by the coding sequence ATGAAGATACTGCTAATTAACGGCGCTCAAGAATTCGCTCATTCCCAAGggaaatttaataaaacccTCCACAATGTAGCAAAAGACACATTAATTCAGCTAGGCCATACTGTTCAGGAAACTGTCGTTGATGAAGGGTATGATGAGAACACAGAAGTCGAAAAAATCCTCTGGGCCAATGTTATTATTTATCAATGGCCCGGCTGGTGGATGGGTACACCATGGAAGTTAAAGCGTTATATGGATGAAGTGTTCACTGCTGGATACGGTCAACTTTATGCAAATGATGGAAGGTCGAGTAAAAATCCAACTCAAAATTATGGAAAAGGTGGCTTACTTCATGAGCATCGCTATATGATATCTTGCACTTGGAATGCTCCTGCAGCCgcttttgaagaagttggaaattttttcgaTGGGAGGGGAGTAGACGGAACCCTACTGACGTTCCATAAAGCGAATCAGTTTCTGGGTATGAAGCCATTGCCAACCTTTATGGTAAACgatgttattaaaaatccCAAAGTTGACATCGCTGTATGTGCGTATAAAGACCACTTAAACGACGTTTTTGGTTCAGCTAACGCTTAA